The Ruania halotolerans genome contains the following window.
GCCCGTTGCTGAGCTCCACGCGGAACATCGCGTTCGGCAAAGCCTCGACCACGCTGCCCTCGATCTCGATGACACCGTCCTTCTTACCCATGTCCTCCACTAACTGCAGTGCTGTTCTGACACCAGCGCGCCCGCCCCCACTCCCCCGGGCGCGTCAGCGCGAACTCCACCACACCATCTGGTTGAGAATTCGTTCGACACGAGCCGAGGGCACGACCAGGTGACAGAGCACGCCCAACGGTTCATCCTACGGCATCGGGCCTGTCGAGCAAAGTCGTCCCGGGTCGCTCAGATGCGGTATCGCTCACACCGGGCGTTCGTCGCCGTGCGCCGCTTGCGACTCATCGTCATGGCTTCCGTAGATGCCGAGCGCGTGCCCACGATGCACAGCATCAGCCCTGTTGTGCACACCGAGCTTGGCGTACAGCGTGCGCATATGGCTCTTCACCGTGTTCGTGGACAGGTAAAGTCGCTGCGCCATCGCGCCAAGAGATTCACCATCATCGAGACCGCGAAGGATGACGACCTCTTGTTCGGTCAGGCTCGCCCGCTCGGACTGCGGGAATCCGGCCACGTCGCGGGTGCGCTCGACCCTTTGCAGCAGCGGTCGCATCTCAGGGACTTGGGTGGCGATCACTCGCAGTTCCGCCGCCGGGACGGAAAGGAATGGCCAGTACAGGTCGTGCATCTCTGCGACGGTCATGGCCAGCCGCATCGTGCGCAGCGCTTCACCCACGAGACGCAGACGATGCAACGCGCAGGAGCGCAACACGAGGTGCTCGATTGCTCCGCGCGGGTAGAGCGCAATCCATTGTTCGCTCTGTGCCGTCAGGGCAAGCACGCGGTCGAGATCTCCAGAGGACAGAGCCAGTCGCACCCTCGGCAGATGTGTCTCGCGGACTGCCGGAGGCTGCGCCTCCAGGAGGCTGCTGCACCGATCGAACGCCCCCTCGGACAGGTGTGCGCCTGCTAGTGCCACGAAGGCGATCGTTGCGGCCAGGTCGGGAGCGGGCAGGTCCCGCACTACTGACCACTGGGCGCGCAGGTCTGCAAGTGCAGAGTCCCGGGCCGCTGGGTACCGGACGCGGAAGGCTGCATCGAGCGCGTGCGCGAGCGAAACCAGCTCGGTCCCTTCCCACCCGGAGGCGTCGATCGGCTCCGGTGGGCCGATCACGACCTGGTCAACGTTCAACAGCCACGTCGCCAACGCGCGGAGTTCACGTTCGGTACTCGTTGGCGGATCTTCCTCGGCGAGGCTCCGCCCGCGTTCGCACCACTGCAACGCCCCCCGCCGCTGCCCGAGTATCGCCAGTGTGAGTGCGCACCCCCACGCGGCCGCGCGCCGCTGCGGCTCGTCATTCGCGGTTCGCGCGAGGCGGTGCGCATGACTGAACACCTGAACGGCACCGATGAGGTTCACGGTGCGGAGCCGGTACAGGCCCCATTGCATCATCAGCTCGGGCAGGCGCTCCCTACTGTCAGCATCGGGACCGGACGCTGACCCGGGCGGTAGTCGGCCGGAGTCGCTGACGTGGTCCCGCAGGATCACAATCTCCGGCCGCTTCGCATACTTCTCCGGAACGTACGGCAATGCGCGCGTCACTGCGTCGTGATGATCCGTCAGAGGAAGCCACGATCGCGTCAGGATCCCGAGCACGCCGACAGTGTCTGCTCCACGGATCGCGTGATCGAGCGCCCGCACCGGCTCGCCGAGCCGTTCCAGGCGGCGGGCCAGTCGACGATGAATCTCAGCCGCGCCAGTCGGATCGACCTCGTCGATGACAGCGGCCGCCGCCGCTCGGATCATCGCAGGCAGATCACCATTGGAGCGGAGCAGTCCTGCTTCGGCAATCGGCCGGGTGATCAGCTCGACTGGTTCGCCCACCCCGAGGACCTCGCGGAGCGACGGCTCATCGATGCGGTCCATCAGCGAGAGTGACATCAGCGGCTGAGCGAACTCGGCTGACTCCGGC
Protein-coding sequences here:
- a CDS encoding helix-turn-helix transcriptional regulator → MPSAVVPPAGLVRTLNSIPPVTVFRAPRGWGKATVASWWLRRLEGIVPVWCVLPRGMGSHDLWRLVDQHLQQLGHAETSWLSGPELVTSVAERMAMHGERLVLVLESYHHVNDPLLDDQIIHLARSNEAVSVMLLTRAEQPIESLAVIDTDGIIVRSRQLALGGDETVALADALGISISDEDAFRIADDVAGWPALVRAMLRAVELGHGDGGQRLVERYLQTVFAEPESAEFAQPLMSLSLMDRIDEPSLREVLGVGEPVELITRPIAEAGLLRSNGDLPAMIRAAAAAVIDEVDPTGAAEIHRRLARRLERLGEPVRALDHAIRGADTVGVLGILTRSWLPLTDHHDAVTRALPYVPEKYAKRPEIVILRDHVSDSGRLPPGSASGPDADSRERLPELMMQWGLYRLRTVNLIGAVQVFSHAHRLARTANDEPQRRAAAWGCALTLAILGQRRGALQWCERGRSLAEEDPPTSTERELRALATWLLNVDQVVIGPPEPIDASGWEGTELVSLAHALDAAFRVRYPAARDSALADLRAQWSVVRDLPAPDLAATIAFVALAGAHLSEGAFDRCSSLLEAQPPAVRETHLPRVRLALSSGDLDRVLALTAQSEQWIALYPRGAIEHLVLRSCALHRLRLVGEALRTMRLAMTVAEMHDLYWPFLSVPAAELRVIATQVPEMRPLLQRVERTRDVAGFPQSERASLTEQEVVILRGLDDGESLGAMAQRLYLSTNTVKSHMRTLYAKLGVHNRADAVHRGHALGIYGSHDDESQAAHGDERPV